The stretch of DNA CCAGGACAGCAGCGCCGCGGTCTCTCGACCGTGCGCTGGGACGTCACAGAGAGGCACGGCCGACTGCAGCTCCGGGTGATGCGACGCGAGGGCGTCGACGACCGCGTGCGCGAGGTCGACCCAACGCAACGGATAGACACCTACCGTGAGATGGAGTGAGCCCGAGTCGAGCGTGCTCGCGTGGTGAGGCGTGCCGCGCGGCAGGTAGAGGACGTCCCCCGACTCCAGATCGAGCTCACGCCGAGCGCTCCCGCTCCCGACCGCCCAGCGCTTGCGCCCCCAGGTCTGGAGCACGAACAAATCGTGGTCGTCCACATGCTCGGGGAAGCCATCTCCTCCAGGCAAGGAGCAGTACACGTTCACCCCGACGCGGGCCGCGAGGTCGGCTCCCAGGTCCGCCGCGAGGGTCAGCAGCGCGGGCCAGCGCTGGTGGGCCCCGTTCAAGACGATCGTGCCGCCAGCGCGCCACGCGTGCAGGATGTGCTGAGGCTTCGTGTAGTCGAGCCGTGAGTCCTCGGGCCCGCCGACGAGTCGCAGGCTCTCTTCGCCCGGCCGCACGGCGATGAGGTAGCGCTCGACATCGTCGAGGTCGAACAGATGTGTGAACCGATCCGGAGCGGTCGCGCGCTGCCAAACCGGGTGGCGCGGCGCGGCGTCCGAACGCCAGCGCTCCGCGTTGGGCCCGAGTAGCCACGTCAGGTCGCACCGCACGCGGCGCTCCTACTCCGAGCCGCTCTTCTCCGGCCCGCAGTCGCCCTTCATGACCTTCGAGGCGCGGAGCGAGCCACGCACTCTCTCGGTCCCCACGAGCTCCTCGACCATGTCGGTCTCTGCGTTGTAGACGGGTCGGCTCAGTCGAATCGAGAGCTCGGCGTTGAGCGCCATGCAGCCCTGGACAGCGGCGTCGTGCATGGATGCCGCTTCGATCAGACCCTTTTTCAGCAACTCCATGAACCCATCTAGATCCTTCGGGTCCAGCTCGATCCGCTCCACCTGGTCGCGCTCGTCCGGTGTCGCGTAGCGCGTCACGTTCTTGAACACCGGGTTCTTCAGCTCTCCGTCGGACATGGCCACCTCCCCATGGGCCATGGGTCTCAGGCACCGGACGAAATGTCAACGTTTCACCCCGAGATGTTCACCCCGGAGCAGCGGCGCCCCGACGTCCGTACGCTCGAGGCGCGCCCAACGCTCGTCGATCGGCGGGTCTCCTCGATCGAGCCCCGAGCGCGACCGCGCTCCCGTCGAGCCCGGTCGACTTGCCCGAGCCGTTGCGACGCCCAACGGATCGACGCGGCCGCGATGAGCCGCCCGTGGCCTACGGTACTGCCCCACCTCGGACGCGGCACGATGGCGTCGTGGTAGGGTCGGGCGCGTGAGCGTCGACCAGAGGCCACCCCCTCGGGTTCCCCGGCATGCGGTCGGGCGCCGCGAGTTCTTCCGCTGGTTCGAAGAGGTCTGCCCGGCGGCCACCAGCCGCGCGTTCGCACGCGGGCGCGTGGAAGGTCGAGGGAGCTCGTACGAGCTCGCGCTCGACGCGTGGGCGGTCGCGGGTGCGCCTCGCGCCGTCCTCGACGTCGGGTGCGGAGAAGGTCAGCTGCTGGCGCTCGCCGCGGAGCGGTGGCCTTCGACCGAACTTCTCGGCGTCGACGTCGTGGACATGTCGCGCGCGTTCGACGCGGCCGGGCATGGCGCTCGCTTCTGGCTGAGCGACGCCGCGTCTCTCCCCCTCGAGGATGAGCAGGTCGATCTGACCGTGTTCCACTTCAGCCTCCCGTTCGTCGAGGATCCCGTCGCGGCCCTGAGAGAGGCGGCGCGCGCGCTGCGCCCGAACGGGGTCCTGAGCGTCGTCGTCGGCGCCCCGACGAGGGAGGAGACCGTGTACCAACGCTTCAGCGCCCGCGTCCGAGACCTCTACCGCCGAGGGCACGGCGACCCCATCCAGCTGGTCGACCGCCGCACGCAGACCGCAAAGGACCTGATCCAGCTCGCCCGCGAGGCCGGTTTCCTCGACATCTCGGTCCAGGAGGCGGAGATGATCCTCGACGGCGACGAAGCGAGCCTCTTCGGCCTGATGACCACCACCTACGACTGGGCCTTCCTCGACGACATCGCCAGGGCCGAGCTGGAGGACCATTGCCGTTCGCTCCTCGGCGAGGCGCCACTCATTCGATGCCGCATCGGGCTGCGTCACCTCGTCGGCGTGAGGCGAGCGTGACCGCGACTTCGGTGCGCACCGAGAGGGACGAGCACGTCTATCGGCACTTCTACCGCATCCCGCGTATGGGTGTGGTCGGCCTGACGGGTCACGGCGGCCCGTTCGGCTTCGACATCGGTGCGGCGCTCGCCGCCGACCGCCTCCTGACCGCCTACCGTTGTGACGCCCTGGTCGAGACGGGGTGCTACCTCGGTGACACCACCCACTACCTCGCCGCGGCGTATCCCGGTCGACCGCTGGTCGGCTGCGACATCGTCCGCGCGCATGTGGACTTCGTCCGCCATCGACTGAGAGACCACCAGGACGTCGAAGTGCACCATGGCTCCTCGCCGACCGTGGTCGCGCGCGTGGCAGCCCGACACGCCCGGCCGTTCTTCTACCTGGACGCGCACAGCGAAGAGAGCTGGCCGCTGATCGAGGAGCTGAAGGCCATCGAGCGCGGGGTCGTCTGCATCGACGACTTCGACATCGGACATCCCCGCTTCGCGTACGACACCTGGCGGGGTGTCGCCTGCGGACCGCAGCTCCTGTCGAGGGTCGGGGATCGCGTCAGCGAATACTGG from Sandaracinaceae bacterium encodes:
- a CDS encoding cupin domain-containing protein, whose product is MRCDLTWLLGPNAERWRSDAAPRHPVWQRATAPDRFTHLFDLDDVERYLIAVRPGEESLRLVGGPEDSRLDYTKPQHILHAWRAGGTIVLNGAHQRWPALLTLAADLGADLAARVGVNVYCSLPGGDGFPEHVDDHDLFVLQTWGRKRWAVGSGSARRELDLESGDVLYLPRGTPHHASTLDSGSLHLTVGVYPLRWVDLAHAVVDALASHHPELQSAVPLCDVPAHGRETAALLSWLTSMDSRDPAPLEPERLAEALRAERSATAPLPVGGLRSVALSAELNLATRLRRRPGGTLVHGREAGGRVWMRLGDCHMRLPASAQEAVAFLEHNAGFAVGDLPDAYADATKCLLASRWVREGFATLDP
- a CDS encoding methyltransferase domain-containing protein yields the protein MSVDQRPPPRVPRHAVGRREFFRWFEEVCPAATSRAFARGRVEGRGSSYELALDAWAVAGAPRAVLDVGCGEGQLLALAAERWPSTELLGVDVVDMSRAFDAAGHGARFWLSDAASLPLEDEQVDLTVFHFSLPFVEDPVAALREAARALRPNGVLSVVVGAPTREETVYQRFSARVRDLYRRGHGDPIQLVDRRTQTAKDLIQLAREAGFLDISVQEAEMILDGDEASLFGLMTTTYDWAFLDDIARAELEDHCRSLLGEAPLIRCRIGLRHLVGVRRA
- a CDS encoding class I SAM-dependent methyltransferase, translating into MTATSVRTERDEHVYRHFYRIPRMGVVGLTGHGGPFGFDIGAALAADRLLTAYRCDALVETGCYLGDTTHYLAAAYPGRPLVGCDIVRAHVDFVRHRLRDHQDVEVHHGSSPTVVARVAARHARPFFYLDAHSEESWPLIEELKAIERGVVCIDDFDIGHPRFAYDTWRGVACGPQLLSRVGDRVSEYWILDPEADLPFPCLQTGRRGGKAWLVMGLDTAPMEECPWFLRRRVPERG